The following are encoded together in the Strongyloides ratti genome assembly S_ratti_ED321, chromosome : 2 genome:
- a CDS encoding YL1 nuclear family and YL1 nuclear, C-terminal domain-containing protein: MKRPSNEPIEKTPTRRSKRVKVTQSSHIDSDIDEEISYTNSPASKETSEPVEEKSVFNKKGRKSRNIRDNSQDSGCSGKNIQLNDTSNNDSIARRKSTRGRKSKNISGEQATFASSSKDKSLSTTSMDDDNSIDQNNIPLLETTSKEVIHEEEKTERMSVEKEEVEDDDESTNTESSDEESIDFSKIETVAKGRPRRANAGNRMELLLTKEEKELMAEEPPEYQDYFYRKEDNTVPEGENDLFSEKDIDDSGDEIDSDFLDSDKTDDEANGDEAEKSILAIEREEKRRLKRKYKSTVLDIPISAYNVQPNVLTPEEHEKALEKSVKTAEQNIASLQKYQAMEIENKNKRFNKNKKKMRPMDVDIIIKKGDERLLHLAVEPIHNVPKKGERLICAISGKPAKYFDPLTEIPYYSIEEFKIIRKMYEEYLNSVEVDLRNLKVSKNVDC, from the coding sequence ATGAAACGTCCAAGTAATGAACCTATTGAAAAGACGCCTACACGTCGTTCTAAAAGAGTCAAAGTAACTCAAAGTAGTCATATTGATTCGGACATTGATGAAGAGATATCTTATACAAATAGTCCAGCTAGTAAAGAAACATCAGAGCCTGTTGAAGAAAAAtctgtttttaataaaaaaggtAGAAAGTCTCGTAATATAAGAGATAATTCTCAGGATAGTGGTTGTTCaggaaaaaatattcaacTAAATGATACTTCTAATAATGATTCTATAGCACGAAGAAAAAGTACTAGAGGtagaaaaagtaaaaatatttcaggAGAACAGGCAACATTTGCATCATCTAGTAAAGATAAATCGCTATCAACAACATCTATGGATGATGATAATTCAATagatcaaaataatattccaTTACTAGAGACAACATCTAAAGAAGTAATTCATGAAGAGGAAAAAACTGAAAGAATGTCAGTTGAAAAAGAAGAAGTTGAGGATGATGATGAAAGTACGAATACAGAGTCATCTGATGAAGAGTCTATTGACTTTTCTAAAATAGAAACAGTTGCAAAAGGAAGACCAAGAAGAGCTAATGCTGGTAACAGAATGGAATTACTATTaacaaaagaagaaaaagaattaatgGCAGAAGAACCACCTGAATAtcaagattatttttatagaaaagaAGATAATACTGTTCCGGAGGGggaaaatgatttatttagTGAAAAAGATATCGATGATTCTGGTGATGAAATTGATTCAGATTTCTTAGATAGTGATAAAACTGATGATGAAGCAAATGGCGATGAGGCAGAAAAGAGTATTTTAGCAATTGAAAGAGAAGAGAAGCGACGATTAAAAAGGAAGTACAAATCAACAGTTTTAGATATTCCTATATCTGCTTATAATGTTCAACCAAATGTTTTGACACCAGAAGAACATGAAAAGGCTTTAGAAAAAAGTGTAAAAACTGCCGAACAAAATATTGCTTCACTCCAAAAGTATCAAGCAATggaaattgaaaataaaaataaacgatttaataaaaataagaaaaaaatgagGCCTATGGATgttgatattattattaagaagGGTGATGAAAGATTGTTACATTTAGCTGTTGAACCAATTCATAATGTACCTAAAAAAGGAGAAAGGCTTATTTGTGCTATATCTGGTAAACCAGCTAAATATTTTGACCCTTTAACAGAAATTCCATATTATTCAATTgaagaatttaaaataataagaaaaatgtatgaggaatatttaaatagtGTTGAAGTTGATCttagaaatttaaaagtatccAAAAATGTGgattgttaa
- a CDS encoding Brefeldin A-inhibited guanine nucleotide-exchange protein 3 has product MEKIFEKLALLIDQTTSSNALVKGYFEKAKDSIKMAHIPVECKRGDCLIFLSQCLINGKSRLSHVAFEGLQFIIQDSTYSSDYSTKKEEDTLPSQLVKNFQKMPEWDKQIQCQSLTLIMQLFSSSNIRISSGNIDECMQLCIKTYLETEETSVKLAVRGTITQIINSFCLNKYAKTIPGNQDEIAVFMEMTALIKKFITRLRTEELVVDEITLLLDAIYSLLSVQPISVCKHKPFLNALDEDLGVLIKRMFEWCSPKRSKQGLQLPSILGSEKNSSKVIIPDIFFSNEMVSSIYQIIEHLIRIYSKNEESQDTLNKLFHLVFLQPPVSVRGEALKLIKRLFTNQVMLFCIGRLLLQKSFFWNIIMDCLLECSQCNIPQILIEAIKILGTISNGFCELKHICNEKGNIEFIKENFPSYQPNVDVFYINEINEDGSSIEINKKVNIENETFLDEGNTNNDICLKELAKIFVNFVKEKLDKILESESYGEIDEIVQNLSVDIYKKSQTLENINSHYVVSDLIYLTIWSTFMYESVKLNKHNLDKEVFLAIITHSGSLLFMNENFVNEVFYLLRSNDVSIFNGKELLNKDGKVNLLFDMIEDITGFVLGIGNSSINKDNDNENFIKNFNKTIHYMLHYLISSRWEVFCILLAKQSIKGEKRFLKEKCLSEIKTLQSLAKMSLSLNYSTGVEFALEHLVDLICPLEEIRTRDFTKPKYMDFRKIWQDGIEDLEGISFIIEYGLNFGILASITWKHIITTLEYIYEMSFLLPQELITTSTNENCIPSSPLPIPTAENSFATKDIVKILYYLNHIATKFIDTASLMLPLPDLRRFVIAIGNAIENKWKWCDEKIAVESKSDLFSVLKTIMFKSKGKPLIHTMSVWNLIKIHLIDMASIRNKDKVVTNSIECMKDSTIIHLRNEKEGFNTNMFFFDSFQLLVVKDVLTIDGKEQIIHIFSDIVTRYNSSLGTGWKPLFSALKSINNAAGYGESSVSTYISFAIMDVFAKYMEIKDIFIQMSTMSEFIVCLTQHMQSKGMIFGTCDINSDKEEEDEILGEAALCCISKIQILLLRRFNDNDFNPIGQLLKRIDKRVIELENENEISKKINERIHNLKDIQLSIEEDMYFGKIFKKLTSSNINLSKEYNVEITESCWNKFSDSQKCVIELILSLCEQLAALLITCNQQMHSKIRQNFVDFLMTISSSKIGPNLTGYIFCNNLLPIMNNWLTTDSFVDKEQGEISCGLKNFRQTMGLITNLAQEYISENLNNLWTEKILLDLLELFNNSISQSCNLAIPRIAISCLKHLTQSLCNIFTPNCWLILSYSLYKTFLITLQPLRELCEVFYPKFNEMGSIELVLKENFETSEGKELFLLAKEMFFIENENCSNENNCVMVNGIITIRENVKDCENVSKNILIKEIFNNLVNHRLLLNFIDEILLTPCFKDKNFDMCLTSKKIFLIMLLCSSYVTSEADKRPALKNIIKKIVNEEREANFYKLTGATWSVLLNSFYSLSVNNDEANIKEYLYNSESCHWVTLLLLTFNCLKDTIVVLENESIGSRISAAIRERCELSTEFTLIQLDNSEYSNNDEEKVYKIIKTENSIDEFNLKKKRVSINAMPKRMNPFSSTSNLTLTKDFSEDTDKNSYMSYIMDTDLNIMTLSSTLSKLILRFVNDEKINFEKMLPLFNIVIPDLNRISTSIDVRNAISLYMERIINNYNFGFASQVETTK; this is encoded by the exons atggagaaaatatttgaaaaattggCACTTTTAATTGACCAGACTACCTCTAGTAATGCATTAGTTAAGGGTTATTTTGAAAAAGCAAAAG actCAATAAAAATGGCCCATATACCAGTGGAATGTAAAAGAGGAGattgtttaatatttctttcaCAATGTTTAATAAATGGAAAAAGTCGTTTATCTCATGTGGCATTTGAAGGTCTTCAATTTATCATTCAAGATTCAACATACTCTTCAGATTattcaacaaaaaaagaagaagataCATTACCATCACAATtggttaaaaattttcaaaaaatgcCAGAATGGGATAAACAAATTCAGTGTCAAAgtttaacattaattatGCAACTTTTTTCATCATCTAATATTAGAATAAGTAGTGGAAATATAGATGAGTGTATGcaattatgtataaaaacGTATCTAGAAACTGAAGAAACTAGTGTTAAATTAGCTGTACGAGGAACAATAacacaaataataaattcattttgtttaaataagTATGCTAAAACTATACCTGGTAATCAAGATGAAATAGCTGTTTTTATGGAAATGACagcattaataaaaaaatttattacaagaCTAAGAACAGAAGAATTGGTTGTTGATGAAATAACACTATTATTAGATGctatatattcattattaaGTGTACAACCAATTAGTGTCTGTAAACATAAACCATTTTTGAATGCTTTAGATGAAGATTTAGGTgttttgataaaaagaaTGTTTGAATGGTGTTCACCAAAACGTTCAAAACAGGGACTTCAATTACCTAGTATTTTAGGATCAGAAAAAAATTCCTCCAAAGTTATAATAcctgatatatttttttctaatgaaATGGTTTCAAgtatatatcaaataatagAGCATTTAATTAgaatatattcaaaaaatgaagaatcacaagatactttaaataaattatttcatttagtTTTCCTTCAACCACCAGTTTCAGTTAGAGGTGAAGcattaaaattgataaaaagattatttacaAATCAAGTGATGCTTTTTTGTATTGGAAGACTACTATtacaaaaatcatttttttggAATATTATTATGGATTGTCTATTAGAATGTAGTCAATGTAATATTCctcaaattttaattgaagCTATTAAGATTCTTGGAACAATTTCTAATGGATTTTGTGAATTAAAACATATATGTAATGAGAAAGGAAATATtgaatttattaaagaaaattttccATCTTATCAACCAAATGTTGATGTCTTTTATATCAATGAGATAAATGAAGATGGTTCTagtattgaaataaataaaaaagtaaatatagaaaatgaaacatttttagaTGAAGGAAATACTAACAAtgatatttgtttaaaagaattggcaaaaatttttgttaattttgttaaagaGAAACTTGATAAGATATTAGAAAGTGAAAGTTATGGAGAGATAGATGAAATTGTACAAAATTTATCTgttgatatttataaaaaaagtcaaacattagaaaatataaattcaCACTATGTTGTAAGTGATTTAATATATCTAACAATATGGTCAACATTTATGTATGAATctgtaaaattaaataaacataatttaGACAAAGAGGTATTTCTAGCAATTATAACTCATTCAGgatctttattatttatgaatgaaaattttgttaatgaaGTATTTTATCTTCTTAGAAGTAACGATGTTTCAATATTTAATGGTAAAGAATTACTTAATAAAGATGgaaaagttaatttattatttgatatgaTTGAAGATATTACTGGATTTGTTTTAGGTATTGGTAATTcatcaataaataaagataatgataatgaaaattttattaaaaattttaataaaactattcATTATATGttacattatttaatttcatCAAGATGGGAAGTTTTTTGTATACTATTAGCTAAACAAAGTATCAAAGGTGAAAAAcgttttttaaaagaaaaatgtttaagtgaaataaaaactttacaATCTCTTGCAAAAATgtcattatcattaaattattctACAGGTGTTGAATTTGCACTAGAACATCTTGTTGATTTAATTTGCCCTCTAGAAGAAATAAGAACAAGAGATTTTACAAAACCTAAATATATggattttagaaaaatatggCAAGATGGAATTGAAGATTTAGAAGgaatttcatttattattgaGTATGGTCTTAATTTTGGAATTCTTGCTTCAATAACCTGGAAACATATAATTACAACAttagaatatatttatgaaatgTCATTTCTTTTACCTCAAGAATTAATTACAACCTCAACAAATGAAAATTGTATTCCCTCTTCTCCATTACCAATACCAACTGCTGAAAATAGTTTTGCCACAAaagatattgttaaaattttatattatttaaatcataTTGCTACTAAATTTATTGATACAGCATCATTAATGTTACCTTTACCAGATTTAAGACGTTTTGTTATTGCTATTGGAAATgctattgaaaataaatggAAATGGTGTGATGAAAAAATTGCTGTAGAAAGTAAGAGTGATTTATTTAGTgttttaaaaactattatGTTTAAAAGTAAAGGAAAACCATTAATACATACGATGAGTGTTTggaatttaataaaaattcatcttATTGATATGGCTAGTATTAGAAATAAAGATAAAGTTGTTACAAATTCTATTGAATGTATGAAAGATTCTACTATTATTCATTTaagaaatgaaaaagaaggttttaatacaaatatgtttttttttgattcatTTCAATTATTAGTTGTAAAAGATGTTTTAACAATTGATGGTAAAGAACAAATAATTCATATATTTAGTGATATTGTAACAAGATATAACTCATCTTTAGGCACTGGTTGGAAGCCACTCTTCTCGGCTCTTAAATCTATTAATAATGCCGCTGGATATGGGGAAAGTTCAGTCTCAACATATATATCATTTGCTATTATGGATGTATTTGCCAAATATATGGAAATAAAAGacatttttattcaaatgaGTACAATGTCAGAGTTTATTGTTTGTTTAACACAACATATGCAGTCAAAAGGAATGATATTTGGAACTTGTGACATCAACTCAGATAAAGAGGAAGAAGATGAAATTCTTGGGGAGGCAGCTTTATGTTGTATTtcaaaaatacaaattttattactccgtcgttttaatgataatgacTTTAATCCAATTggacaattattaaaaagaattgaTAAAAGAGTTATTGAGttagaaaatgaaaatgaaataagtaaaaaaattaatgaaagaaTTCATAATTTAAAGGATATTCAATTATCAATAGAAGAAGACATGTATtttggtaaaatttttaaaaaattaacctcttcaaatataaatttatcaaaagaatATAATGTTGAAATAACAGAATCATGTTGGAATAAATTTTCAGATTCACAAAAATGTGTTattgaattaattttatctttatgtGAACAATTAGCTGCTTTATTAATAACTTGTAATCAACAGATGCACAGTAAAATACGACAAAATtttgttgattttttaatgacTATTAGTAGTTCAAAAATTGGACCAAATTTAACAGGATacatattttgtaataatctTCTTCCAATAATGAATAATTGGCTTACGACAGATTCTTTTGTTGATAAAGAACAAGGAGAAATTAGTTGtggattaaaaaattttaggcAAACGATGGGTTTGATAACTAATTTAGCACAAGAATACATTTCagaaaatttgaataatttatggacagaaaaaatattattagattTATTGGAATTATTCAACAATTCAATATCACAATCTTGTAATTTAGCAATACCAAGAATAGCAATTTCTTGTTTGAAACATTTAACACAATCTTtgtgtaatatttttacaccTAATTGTTGGTTAATCTTATCCTACtcattatataaaacatttttaataacattacaACCATTAAGAGAATTATGTGAAGTTTTTTATccaaaatttaatgaaatggGTAGTATTGAAttagttttaaaagaaaattttgaaaCATCTGAAGGAAaggaattatttttattagccaaagaaatgttttttattgaaaatgaaaattgttcaaatgaaaataattgtgTTATGGTTAATGGTATTATTACAATAAGAGAAAATGTAAAAGATTGTGAAAatgtttctaaaaatattttaataaaagaaattttcaataatctTGTCAATCATAGACTACTTCTGAATTTTATTGATGAAATTCTTTTAACACCATGTTTTAAAGACAAGAACTTTGACATGTGTTTgacatcaaaaaaaatttttttaataatgttactATGTTCAAGTTACGTCACTTCAGAAGCAGATAAAAGACCAGccttgaaaaatattatcaaaaagatAGTTAATGAAGAGAGGGAGgctaatttttataaattaactgGAGCAACATGGTCCGTATTACtcaattctttttatagtCTTTCTGTTAATAATGATGAAgctaatataaaagaataccTCTATAATTCAGAAAGTTGTCATTGGGTTACACTTCTTCTTCTAacatttaattgtttaaaagaCACGATAGTTGTTTTAGAAAATGAATCTATTGGTAGCAGAATTTCTGCAGCAATAAGAGAAAGATGTGAATTATCAACAGAATTTACACTCATCCAACTAGATAATAGTGAATACTCAAACAATGATGAAGAgaaagtttataaaataataaaaacagaAAATAGTATTGATGAATTTAATCTTAAAAAGAAACGTGTTTCAATAAATGCGATGCCAAAAAGAATGAATCCATTTTCAAGTACATCTAATTTAACGTTAACAAAAGACTTTTCTGAAGATACTGATAAAAATTCGTATATGTCGTATATTATGGATAcagatttaaatattatgacATTATCTTCaacattatcaaaattaatattacgCTTTgttaatgatgaaaaaattaattttgaaaaaatgttgcctttatttaatattgtaaTTCCTGATTTAAACAGAATTTCAACATCCATAGATGTTCGAAATGCTATTAGTTTGTATATGGaaagaattataaataactatAATTTTGGATTTGCTTCACAAGTAGAAACtactaaataa